The Ahaetulla prasina isolate Xishuangbanna chromosome 14, ASM2864084v1, whole genome shotgun sequence genome includes a region encoding these proteins:
- the EIF2AK1 gene encoding eukaryotic translation initiation factor 2-alpha kinase 1 isoform X1, giving the protein MGLLSDFAVCEEFSSLRQQHNRAITQLMKAANKQIHKEEVGHGDSYKNRENEILFEAQTSRYINEFDEISRLGKGGYGTVYKVRNKLDGQFYAIKKILIKKATKRDCMKVLREVKVLAQLQHPNIVGYHTAWMEHVQPAGPKGGLVVDLPSLKTSSEPEYSKDQSSIQEMEDSSIIFANQTPEDSFGRNSNGSKGNSCTLPPGTYGGGSDSDTSNESRDNGNRASLLRRCDENGDHANANDSCSDEDSEKEISSPRPCTTEYHLMLHIQMQLCETSLCDWIAARNDVCLRATDASNPYHHIEKHWTLKIFQELLEGVYYIHTNGVMHRDIKPRNIFLQGPNHHVKIGDFGLACRDIIEEDTIQLLSAENNYAFIHTSGVGTCLYASPEQLQGSHYDFKSDMYSLGVILFELFQPFGTEMERTKVLMGLRRGNLPLTFCGKWPIQARYVKLLTSDASSRRPTALQLLESELFHNSANVICALQQKVMKQEEEIKLLKEKIKLLLQERDERDRIKPLGSPV; this is encoded by the exons ATGGGCTTGCTTTCCGATTTCGCCGTCTGTGAAGAATTTAGCAGTTTGCGACAGCAGCATAATCGAGCCATTACCCAACTAATGAAAGCAGCCAACAAGCAAATACATAAGGag GAAGTTGGTCATGGTGATTCCTACAAAAACAG GGAGAACGAGATCCTCTTTGAAGCACAGACATCCCGTTACATTAATGAATTTGATGAGATTTCGAGGCTCGGGAAAGGAGGGTACGGAACAGTATATAAG GTCAGAAATAAACTCGACGGTCAATTCTATGCGATTAAAAAAATCCTGATTAAGAAGGCCACCAAACGAGATTGCATGAAG GTCCTACGGGAAGTGAAAGTCTTGGCTCAGCTGCAGCATCCTAACATCGTAGGTTACCACACGGCTTGGATGGAGCATGTTCAACCAGCAGGTCCAAA AGGTGGCTTAGTCGTGGATCTTCCGTCTCTCAAAACGTCTTCGGAGCCAGAATATTCTAA ggacCAGAGTTCCATTCAAGAAATGGAAGACAGTTCCATCATCTTTGCCAATCAGACTCCGGAGGATTCTTTTGGCAGAAATTCTAATGGAAGCAAAGGGAATTCTTGCACACTTCCTCCTGGGACATACGGCGGCGGCAGTGACAGTGACACGAGCAACGAATCGCGGGACAACGGAAACCGGGCCTCGCTCTTACGTCGCTGCGATGAAAATGGGGACCACGCCAATGCGAACGATTCTTGTAGCGATGAAGACTCCGAAAAGGAGATATCTTCACCCCGGCCTTGTACG aCCGAATATCACCTGATGCTCCACATACAAATGCAACTGTGCGAAACCTCCTTGTGCGACTGGATTGCCGCCAGAAACGACGTATGTCTGAGAGCAACAGATGCCTCTA atccTTATCATCATATCGAGAAACACTGGACCTTAAAGATTTTCCAGGAGCTGCTAGAAGGAGTGTACTATATCCACACGAATGGAGTCATGCACCGGGACATTAAA CCCCGGAATATCTTTCTCCAAGGACCTAACCACCATGTGAAAATAGGGGACTTTGGGTTAGCCTGTAGAGACATTATAGAGGAAGATACAATCCAATTGCTAAGTGCAGAGAATAATTACG CGTTCATCCATACCTCCGGAGTGGGCACTTGTCTGTATGCTTCACCTGAACAACTTCAAGGCTCTCATTATGATTTCAAG TCGGATATGTACAGTTTGGGCGTCATCTTGTTTGAActcttccagccatttggaacagAAATGGAGAGGACAAAAGTTCTGATGGGCTTAAGACGAGGCAATCTCCCGCTCACTTTTTGTGGGAAGTGGCCAATACAGGCCAGATACGTGAAGCTGCTGACCAGCGACGCATCCTCGCGTAGACCGACAGCCCTTCAGCTGCTGGAAAGCGAACTCTTCCATAATTCAGCAAAT GTGATTTGTGCTCTTCAGCAGAAAGTGATGAAGCAAGAAGAAGAAATCAAACTTCTTAAAGAAAAAATTAAGCTACTGTTACAAGAGAGGGACGAAAGAGACAGAATTAAGCCACTCGGCTCTCCTGTTTAA
- the AIMP2 gene encoding aminoacyl tRNA synthase complex-interacting multifunctional protein 2 isoform X1, producing MHFLHAQNYPFSPHHLNMGNLIRRPRKWESESTDKKLIDAIMTNNTSMLQELLPSHSVYQTVIRQKKGRFVQDNTQNGDPEKSPPKAECSMENRHRREESNKGKQLPIKPNKSVKAARSDVAGPHDHHPLHLAVTNGCHHLIPDLLKRGARIDDRTKAGQTALHLASKTLNQEAVQMLLRCGAQVNPTTPMTRETPLHLAVHTSSCKAGTVLAADGKCVELLLMNGADVCMKDWKGQEALHHACRNGREDIINLLLNYGADVNALTLQAESCLFLFLEKATNLKKANVLWKLLSLSYPLKLTNSEERLPQLLDDPYWEPLKDILLQVSSQVWSLQDICKFNIRKIYGGNSRYWLKEAMPVELWDSIYTSQEFSYASKIVERIFDCGRRQSEVRERPWDASLLLLFLLSVIPALWQGPLFLGR from the exons ATGCATTTTCTCCATGCTCAAAACTACCCATTTTCTCCCCACCACCTTAACATGGGTAATTTGATAAGACGTCCCCGCAAATGGGAAAGCGAATCGACGGACAAAAAATTAATTGACGCAATCATGACTAACAACACATCGATGCTTCAGGAGCTACTGCCGTCCCATTCCGTTTATCAAACGGTTATCCGCCAG aaaaaaggaagatttgtgcAAGACAATACACAAAATGGAGATCCTGAAAAGAG CCCCCCAAAAGCAGAATGTTCGATGGAGAACCGCCACAGAAGAGAAGAAAGCAATAAGGGCAAGCAGCTCCCCATCAAACCAAATAAGAGCGTCAAGGCCGCGCGCAGTGATGTGGCAGGCCCCCACGATCACCATCCTCTCCATCTGGCTGTAACCAACGGGTGTCATCACCTAATCCCCGACCTGCTGAAGCGGGGGGCAAGAATAGACGACAGGACGAAAGCCGGCCAAACCGCTCTTCACCTCGCTTCCAAAACCCTCAACCAAGAAGCCGTTCAGATGTTACTCCGCTGTGGGGCCCAGGTAAACCCCACCACTCCGATGACCCGAGAGACCCCGCTCCATTTGGCCGTCCACACCTCGTCCTGCAAGGCTGGCACTGTCCTAGCGGCCGATGGGAAGTGCGTGGAGCTTCTGCTGATGAATGGAGCCGACGTCTGCATGAAAGACTGGAAAGGCCAGGAAGCCCTGCACCACGCTTGCCGAAATGGCCGGGAAGACATTATTAACCTCCTCCTCAACTACGGGGCGGACGTGAACGCCTTAACGTTGCAAGCGGAGTCGTGCCTTTTCCTATTCCTGGAAAAAGCCACCAATCTCAAGAAGGCCAACGTTCTCTGGAAGCTGCTAAGCCTATCCTACCCTCTGAAGCTCACCAACTCTGAGGAGCGTTTACCCCAACTGCTGGATGACCCTTACTGGGAGCCGCTGAAGGACATCCTCCTCCAAGTGTCTTCACAAGTATGGTCCTTACAGGACATTTGCAAATTCAACATCCGGAAGATCTACGGAGGAAACTCGAGATACTGGCTCAAAGAGGCGATGCCCGTCGAACTCTGGGACTCTATCTACACGAGCCAAGAGTTCTCGTACGCGTCGAAAATCGTTGAAAGGATTTTTGACTGCGGGCGCCGCCAGTCGGAAGTAAGGGAAAGGCCCTGGGATGccagcctcctcctcctttttctccttagcGTGATTCCTGCGCTGTGGCAGGGCCCGCTTTTCCTGGGACGCTAA
- the AIMP2 gene encoding aminoacyl tRNA synthase complex-interacting multifunctional protein 2 isoform X3 → MKKGRFVQDNTQNGDPEKSPPKAECSMENRHRREESNKGKQLPIKPNKSVKAARSDVAGPHDHHPLHLAVTNGCHHLIPDLLKRGARIDDRTKAGQTALHLASKTLNQEAVQMLLRCGAQVNPTTPMTRETPLHLAVHTSSCKAGTVLAADGKCVELLLMNGADVCMKDWKGQEALHHACRNGREDIINLLLNYGADVNALTLQAESCLFLFLEKATNLKKANVLWKLLSLSYPLKLTNSEERLPQLLDDPYWEPLKDILLQVSSQVWSLQDICKFNIRKIYGGNSRYWLKEAMPVELWDSIYTSQEFSYASKIVERIFDCGRRQSEVRERPWDASLLLLFLLSVIPALWQGPLFLGR, encoded by the exons ATG aaaaaaggaagatttgtgcAAGACAATACACAAAATGGAGATCCTGAAAAGAG CCCCCCAAAAGCAGAATGTTCGATGGAGAACCGCCACAGAAGAGAAGAAAGCAATAAGGGCAAGCAGCTCCCCATCAAACCAAATAAGAGCGTCAAGGCCGCGCGCAGTGATGTGGCAGGCCCCCACGATCACCATCCTCTCCATCTGGCTGTAACCAACGGGTGTCATCACCTAATCCCCGACCTGCTGAAGCGGGGGGCAAGAATAGACGACAGGACGAAAGCCGGCCAAACCGCTCTTCACCTCGCTTCCAAAACCCTCAACCAAGAAGCCGTTCAGATGTTACTCCGCTGTGGGGCCCAGGTAAACCCCACCACTCCGATGACCCGAGAGACCCCGCTCCATTTGGCCGTCCACACCTCGTCCTGCAAGGCTGGCACTGTCCTAGCGGCCGATGGGAAGTGCGTGGAGCTTCTGCTGATGAATGGAGCCGACGTCTGCATGAAAGACTGGAAAGGCCAGGAAGCCCTGCACCACGCTTGCCGAAATGGCCGGGAAGACATTATTAACCTCCTCCTCAACTACGGGGCGGACGTGAACGCCTTAACGTTGCAAGCGGAGTCGTGCCTTTTCCTATTCCTGGAAAAAGCCACCAATCTCAAGAAGGCCAACGTTCTCTGGAAGCTGCTAAGCCTATCCTACCCTCTGAAGCTCACCAACTCTGAGGAGCGTTTACCCCAACTGCTGGATGACCCTTACTGGGAGCCGCTGAAGGACATCCTCCTCCAAGTGTCTTCACAAGTATGGTCCTTACAGGACATTTGCAAATTCAACATCCGGAAGATCTACGGAGGAAACTCGAGATACTGGCTCAAAGAGGCGATGCCCGTCGAACTCTGGGACTCTATCTACACGAGCCAAGAGTTCTCGTACGCGTCGAAAATCGTTGAAAGGATTTTTGACTGCGGGCGCCGCCAGTCGGAAGTAAGGGAAAGGCCCTGGGATGccagcctcctcctcctttttctccttagcGTGATTCCTGCGCTGTGGCAGGGCCCGCTTTTCCTGGGACGCTAA
- the AIMP2 gene encoding aminoacyl tRNA synthase complex-interacting multifunctional protein 2 isoform X2, translating to MEILKRGYRGLQERLASCRRNGLRCVRPGSNYPKPKKHLKASDSEMQTEGNAHNPPKAECSMENRHRREESNKGKQLPIKPNKSVKAARSDVAGPHDHHPLHLAVTNGCHHLIPDLLKRGARIDDRTKAGQTALHLASKTLNQEAVQMLLRCGAQVNPTTPMTRETPLHLAVHTSSCKAGTVLAADGKCVELLLMNGADVCMKDWKGQEALHHACRNGREDIINLLLNYGADVNALTLQAESCLFLFLEKATNLKKANVLWKLLSLSYPLKLTNSEERLPQLLDDPYWEPLKDILLQVSSQVWSLQDICKFNIRKIYGGNSRYWLKEAMPVELWDSIYTSQEFSYASKIVERIFDCGRRQSEVRERPWDASLLLLFLLSVIPALWQGPLFLGR from the exons ATGGAGATCCTGAAAAGAG gctacagaggccttcaggaaaggcttgccagctgcagaagaaatgggctgaggtgtgtgaggcctggcaGCAACTATCCGAAGCCaaagaagcacctgaaggcctcCGACAGCGAAATGCAGACCGAGGGCAACGCACACAA CCCCCCAAAAGCAGAATGTTCGATGGAGAACCGCCACAGAAGAGAAGAAAGCAATAAGGGCAAGCAGCTCCCCATCAAACCAAATAAGAGCGTCAAGGCCGCGCGCAGTGATGTGGCAGGCCCCCACGATCACCATCCTCTCCATCTGGCTGTAACCAACGGGTGTCATCACCTAATCCCCGACCTGCTGAAGCGGGGGGCAAGAATAGACGACAGGACGAAAGCCGGCCAAACCGCTCTTCACCTCGCTTCCAAAACCCTCAACCAAGAAGCCGTTCAGATGTTACTCCGCTGTGGGGCCCAGGTAAACCCCACCACTCCGATGACCCGAGAGACCCCGCTCCATTTGGCCGTCCACACCTCGTCCTGCAAGGCTGGCACTGTCCTAGCGGCCGATGGGAAGTGCGTGGAGCTTCTGCTGATGAATGGAGCCGACGTCTGCATGAAAGACTGGAAAGGCCAGGAAGCCCTGCACCACGCTTGCCGAAATGGCCGGGAAGACATTATTAACCTCCTCCTCAACTACGGGGCGGACGTGAACGCCTTAACGTTGCAAGCGGAGTCGTGCCTTTTCCTATTCCTGGAAAAAGCCACCAATCTCAAGAAGGCCAACGTTCTCTGGAAGCTGCTAAGCCTATCCTACCCTCTGAAGCTCACCAACTCTGAGGAGCGTTTACCCCAACTGCTGGATGACCCTTACTGGGAGCCGCTGAAGGACATCCTCCTCCAAGTGTCTTCACAAGTATGGTCCTTACAGGACATTTGCAAATTCAACATCCGGAAGATCTACGGAGGAAACTCGAGATACTGGCTCAAAGAGGCGATGCCCGTCGAACTCTGGGACTCTATCTACACGAGCCAAGAGTTCTCGTACGCGTCGAAAATCGTTGAAAGGATTTTTGACTGCGGGCGCCGCCAGTCGGAAGTAAGGGAAAGGCCCTGGGATGccagcctcctcctcctttttctccttagcGTGATTCCTGCGCTGTGGCAGGGCCCGCTTTTCCTGGGACGCTAA
- the AIMP2 gene encoding aminoacyl tRNA synthase complex-interacting multifunctional protein 2 isoform X6, giving the protein MPMYKDEVDPTLQALEFRQEEILKRLYELKAAVDGLSKMIQTPDADFDATNIIQTDDHVSLTVSSAELDSLLGKQDYGALKDIVINANPSFPPLSLLILHSMLCEKYKILSTVHTHSSVKNVPEKLLKCFGEQTKKQSRHEYQLAVTLIWKDVPKPQMKFSIQTMCPIEGEGNIARFLFSLLGAKHNTIAATLIDSWVDTALFQLQGGSNKEKAAVLRGMNATLGKTSWLVGNELTVADVVTWCALQQTGGTEAVPDNVQKWLRSCENLAPFNAALKLLK; this is encoded by the exons ATGCCGATGTACAAG GATGAAGTTGACCCGACACTCCAGGCGCTTGAATTCCGCCAAGAAGAGATCTTGAAACGTTTGTATGAATTGAAAGCTGCTGTGGACGGCCTCTCAAAAATGATCCAGACACCAGATGCAGACTTCGATGCCACTAACATAATTCAAACAGATGACCATGTTTCTCTAACTGTCAGCTCGGCAGAACTCGATAGTCTACTTGGGAAG CAGGATTACGGTGCTCTGAAGGATATCGTGATCAATGCGAACCCCTCCTTCCCTCCGCTGTCGTTGTTAATACTCCACAGTATGCTCTGTGAGAAGTACAAGATACTTTCAACTGTTCATACACATTCATCTGTGAAAAACGTGCCAGAAAAGCTGCTCAAATGCTTTGGTGAGCAGACAAAGAAACAATCGCGCCACGAATACCAGTTGGCCGTTACTTTAATTTGGAAAGATG TGCCAAAACCCCAGATGAAGTTCAGCATTCAAACCATGTGCCCCATCGAAGGCGAAGGGAACATTGCTAGGTTCTTATTCTCCTTACTCGGCGCAAAGCATAACACAATTGCAGCCACGTTGATAGACAGCTGGGTCGACACCGCCCTCTTCCAACTCCAAGGAGGAAGCAATAAAGAAAAGGCAGCAGTTCTGCGGGGCATGAATGCGACCCTCGGCAAGACCTCCTGGTTGGTGGGCAACGAATTGACGGTAGCAGATGTTGTGACCTGGTGTGCCCTTCAACAGACGGGGGGCACAGAGGCTGTCCCAGACAACGTGCAGAAATGGCTCCGATCTTGTGAGAATCTGGCTCCTTTTAACGCTGCTCTCAAGCTACTGAAGTAG
- the AIMP2 gene encoding aminoacyl tRNA synthase complex-interacting multifunctional protein 2 isoform X7: MPMYKDEVDPTLQALEFRQEEILKRLYELKAAVDGLSKMIQTPDADFDATNIIQTDDHVSLTVSSAELDSLLGKDYGALKDIVINANPSFPPLSLLILHSMLCEKYKILSTVHTHSSVKNVPEKLLKCFGEQTKKQSRHEYQLAVTLIWKDVPKPQMKFSIQTMCPIEGEGNIARFLFSLLGAKHNTIAATLIDSWVDTALFQLQGGSNKEKAAVLRGMNATLGKTSWLVGNELTVADVVTWCALQQTGGTEAVPDNVQKWLRSCENLAPFNAALKLLK, encoded by the exons ATGCCGATGTACAAG GATGAAGTTGACCCGACACTCCAGGCGCTTGAATTCCGCCAAGAAGAGATCTTGAAACGTTTGTATGAATTGAAAGCTGCTGTGGACGGCCTCTCAAAAATGATCCAGACACCAGATGCAGACTTCGATGCCACTAACATAATTCAAACAGATGACCATGTTTCTCTAACTGTCAGCTCGGCAGAACTCGATAGTCTACTTGGGAAG GATTACGGTGCTCTGAAGGATATCGTGATCAATGCGAACCCCTCCTTCCCTCCGCTGTCGTTGTTAATACTCCACAGTATGCTCTGTGAGAAGTACAAGATACTTTCAACTGTTCATACACATTCATCTGTGAAAAACGTGCCAGAAAAGCTGCTCAAATGCTTTGGTGAGCAGACAAAGAAACAATCGCGCCACGAATACCAGTTGGCCGTTACTTTAATTTGGAAAGATG TGCCAAAACCCCAGATGAAGTTCAGCATTCAAACCATGTGCCCCATCGAAGGCGAAGGGAACATTGCTAGGTTCTTATTCTCCTTACTCGGCGCAAAGCATAACACAATTGCAGCCACGTTGATAGACAGCTGGGTCGACACCGCCCTCTTCCAACTCCAAGGAGGAAGCAATAAAGAAAAGGCAGCAGTTCTGCGGGGCATGAATGCGACCCTCGGCAAGACCTCCTGGTTGGTGGGCAACGAATTGACGGTAGCAGATGTTGTGACCTGGTGTGCCCTTCAACAGACGGGGGGCACAGAGGCTGTCCCAGACAACGTGCAGAAATGGCTCCGATCTTGTGAGAATCTGGCTCCTTTTAACGCTGCTCTCAAGCTACTGAAGTAG
- the AIMP2 gene encoding aminoacyl tRNA synthase complex-interacting multifunctional protein 2 isoform X4, with translation MPMYKVRPFQDGSGPAVLAEHLPSCMYRVRCAHRPPEADGGSGFPSSPLPPPQQDEVDPTLQALEFRQEEILKRLYELKAAVDGLSKMIQTPDADFDATNIIQTDDHVSLTVSSAELDSLLGKQDYGALKDIVINANPSFPPLSLLILHSMLCEKYKILSTVHTHSSVKNVPEKLLKCFGEQTKKQSRHEYQLAVTLIWKDVPKPQMKFSIQTMCPIEGEGNIARFLFSLLGAKHNTIAATLIDSWVDTALFQLQGGSNKEKAAVLRGMNATLGKTSWLVGNELTVADVVTWCALQQTGGTEAVPDNVQKWLRSCENLAPFNAALKLLK, from the exons ATGCCGATGTACAAGGTGAGGCCCTTTCAGGACGGCTCCGGGCCGGCGGTTCTGGCCGAGCACCTCCCCTCCTGCATGTACCGCGTGCGCTGCGCCCACCGCCCGCCCGAGGCCGACGGTGGCTCCGGCTTTCCATcctcgccgctgccgccgcctcaGCAG GATGAAGTTGACCCGACACTCCAGGCGCTTGAATTCCGCCAAGAAGAGATCTTGAAACGTTTGTATGAATTGAAAGCTGCTGTGGACGGCCTCTCAAAAATGATCCAGACACCAGATGCAGACTTCGATGCCACTAACATAATTCAAACAGATGACCATGTTTCTCTAACTGTCAGCTCGGCAGAACTCGATAGTCTACTTGGGAAG CAGGATTACGGTGCTCTGAAGGATATCGTGATCAATGCGAACCCCTCCTTCCCTCCGCTGTCGTTGTTAATACTCCACAGTATGCTCTGTGAGAAGTACAAGATACTTTCAACTGTTCATACACATTCATCTGTGAAAAACGTGCCAGAAAAGCTGCTCAAATGCTTTGGTGAGCAGACAAAGAAACAATCGCGCCACGAATACCAGTTGGCCGTTACTTTAATTTGGAAAGATG TGCCAAAACCCCAGATGAAGTTCAGCATTCAAACCATGTGCCCCATCGAAGGCGAAGGGAACATTGCTAGGTTCTTATTCTCCTTACTCGGCGCAAAGCATAACACAATTGCAGCCACGTTGATAGACAGCTGGGTCGACACCGCCCTCTTCCAACTCCAAGGAGGAAGCAATAAAGAAAAGGCAGCAGTTCTGCGGGGCATGAATGCGACCCTCGGCAAGACCTCCTGGTTGGTGGGCAACGAATTGACGGTAGCAGATGTTGTGACCTGGTGTGCCCTTCAACAGACGGGGGGCACAGAGGCTGTCCCAGACAACGTGCAGAAATGGCTCCGATCTTGTGAGAATCTGGCTCCTTTTAACGCTGCTCTCAAGCTACTGAAGTAG
- the AIMP2 gene encoding aminoacyl tRNA synthase complex-interacting multifunctional protein 2 isoform X5 yields MPMYKVRPFQDGSGPAVLAEHLPSCMYRVRCAHRPPEADGGSGFPSSPLPPPQQDEVDPTLQALEFRQEEILKRLYELKAAVDGLSKMIQTPDADFDATNIIQTDDHVSLTVSSAELDSLLGKDYGALKDIVINANPSFPPLSLLILHSMLCEKYKILSTVHTHSSVKNVPEKLLKCFGEQTKKQSRHEYQLAVTLIWKDVPKPQMKFSIQTMCPIEGEGNIARFLFSLLGAKHNTIAATLIDSWVDTALFQLQGGSNKEKAAVLRGMNATLGKTSWLVGNELTVADVVTWCALQQTGGTEAVPDNVQKWLRSCENLAPFNAALKLLK; encoded by the exons ATGCCGATGTACAAGGTGAGGCCCTTTCAGGACGGCTCCGGGCCGGCGGTTCTGGCCGAGCACCTCCCCTCCTGCATGTACCGCGTGCGCTGCGCCCACCGCCCGCCCGAGGCCGACGGTGGCTCCGGCTTTCCATcctcgccgctgccgccgcctcaGCAG GATGAAGTTGACCCGACACTCCAGGCGCTTGAATTCCGCCAAGAAGAGATCTTGAAACGTTTGTATGAATTGAAAGCTGCTGTGGACGGCCTCTCAAAAATGATCCAGACACCAGATGCAGACTTCGATGCCACTAACATAATTCAAACAGATGACCATGTTTCTCTAACTGTCAGCTCGGCAGAACTCGATAGTCTACTTGGGAAG GATTACGGTGCTCTGAAGGATATCGTGATCAATGCGAACCCCTCCTTCCCTCCGCTGTCGTTGTTAATACTCCACAGTATGCTCTGTGAGAAGTACAAGATACTTTCAACTGTTCATACACATTCATCTGTGAAAAACGTGCCAGAAAAGCTGCTCAAATGCTTTGGTGAGCAGACAAAGAAACAATCGCGCCACGAATACCAGTTGGCCGTTACTTTAATTTGGAAAGATG TGCCAAAACCCCAGATGAAGTTCAGCATTCAAACCATGTGCCCCATCGAAGGCGAAGGGAACATTGCTAGGTTCTTATTCTCCTTACTCGGCGCAAAGCATAACACAATTGCAGCCACGTTGATAGACAGCTGGGTCGACACCGCCCTCTTCCAACTCCAAGGAGGAAGCAATAAAGAAAAGGCAGCAGTTCTGCGGGGCATGAATGCGACCCTCGGCAAGACCTCCTGGTTGGTGGGCAACGAATTGACGGTAGCAGATGTTGTGACCTGGTGTGCCCTTCAACAGACGGGGGGCACAGAGGCTGTCCCAGACAACGTGCAGAAATGGCTCCGATCTTGTGAGAATCTGGCTCCTTTTAACGCTGCTCTCAAGCTACTGAAGTAG